TGGTACTGGTATTATTGTATTTGTCGTATTGTGCATTTTTGGTATTGTTGCTTTTGGAAAAATTAATCTTCAGGATAGAAAAAAAGAGTTAGATCTTATGATGAACTCCTTAGAGAAGCAGATTAGTGATGAGGAAGAAAGAAAAATAGATATTAAAAATCTTGAAGCCTATGTTCAAACTAAAGGCTATATAGAAGAGGTTGCCAGGGATCAATTAGGCCTGGTTTATGAAGATGAGATTATCTTCAAGGAGGATGACAATTAGTTTAAAAAATATTTTTAATATGATATTTTTTACCATTGACTTTTAATAAGAAAGTATATATAATAACACTTGTGACTTTGGCGAAGTAGCTCAGTTGGCGAGAGCATGCGGTTCATACCCGCAGTGTCGGCGGTTCAAATCCGTCCTTCGCTATTTTTTTATGTCCAAAAGGGTCCGGTTAGATTTTAACCGGGCCCTTTCTTAATTTCTTAAAATAATTTAAGCTCCTATATTCGATGTAATCAGTCTTTTGAAAGAGTTCTTGTCAAAAAGTTTTTCTATTGCAGTGCTTGTTTTTGACAAAGATTTTACCCTACTGTGCCTATAATAAGCAGCATAACTAAAAAGGCAGCCTAGATACATCAATAGGTAACAAAAAGGAGCGAAGCAAAATGAAAAATATCAGGAAAAACGCTATCTTGATTTATGTTATTGGGTTTGTCATAGCAAGGGCCACATTCCTTGGAATAAATCCCCTGGCCATCGGATATTTTACGGCAGCATATTTAGATAAGGCCAGACCCGGATTACTTTTTATAACCATATTAGCAGGAATAGGCTCGGCTATGGCTCCTACAATGGTACTTAAATATTTGCTTTCGATGATTAGCTCGGTTGTTTTATTGGAGTCACCCTATTTAAAGAAAAGAGAACTGCCTTTGCAGCTTTACTTTTATATACCGGCAATAACCTTGGGTATATTTGCCATGATGGAAGCAGGGGCATATGGATGGGATCCTAAGATGATTTTTATGGCTATATTAGAAGCTATAATAGCCTATGTATCAGGGATGATATTTAGCCTGGGGACAGGATTTTTCCTAAAACAGCCTAAGGGAATGAAAATGACCAATGAAGAAATGATATCATTAAGTCTAATGGTTGCAGTACTTATTTATGCCCTACCGGAGGTTAGCAGCCCCTATATAGCCCCTATAGAAACAGTGGTTTATTTTGTTATACTTTTGTTTACATATAAGTATGGGGTAGGACAGGGGGCAGTCACCGGTGCGGTATCAGGGTTTGCATTAAGTCTTCGTGGAGCCCCTATTCATATTATTAGTCTGCTTACCATGATGGGAATTGTACCTGCCTTGTTTAGAAGTATCGGAAGAATTCCCACTGCCGCTGTTTTTTCACTGACAAGTGCAATTATAAGCCTGCTATATGGGGAAATAGCAGTATCATCTAGGGAAATAGCTGCCTTAAGTTCAGCCCTATTGTTATTTTTACTATTGCCAAAAACAATAATTTATAGAGTAGATAATGATAAGAATGGTATAGGCCAAAGTCTAATGTCCTTAGACAATTTAAAAAAGCTTGCCAATAACAGGATGAAGACATTTTCGGAATCATTTTTAAAGCTATCAAAAACTTTAGAAAGTATTGCCGAAGGGCAAGAAAAAAATATACAAAAAGAAATAGATGCAATCTTTGAAGATATATCAGAAAGACTTTGTAAAAATTGTAAAAACTGTAGTTTTTGTTGGGAAAACAATTTTCAGGAGGCATATAATGCAGCTTGTAATATGTTTGATGTGGCTCAAAAGAAAGGATATATCGAGGAAAAAGATATACCGCAGTATTTTTTAGATTATTGTATATGTGCCCATGAGTTGGTGCTAGAAACCAATAGGGGATTTGAAATTGCTAAGATTAATAATCTATGGGCAAATCGGCTGGCAGAAAGTAGGGAAGTGATTGCCGGCCAGCTTAAAGAAGTATCCAATGCTATAAATACACTAACCGGGGATATATATAAAGCAGCAAGAGTTATGGAAAATGATGAGAGCAAGGTTATTAAAAAATTAGGGGCACATAATATAGATGTTAAAAATATTATAATATTGGAAAGAGGGGGCAGACGAAAAGAACTGATTATTAATGCCGCTGTAGGAAGAAATCATTTTATTACCACTAAAGAAGCTGCAGCATGGATATCAGAAGCCTTAGGAATGAAATTTGCAGTATCAGAGATATCAAAATCAGTTTTTTCAAAAGAGTACGAGGAGTATTGTTTTGTTGAGGATACAAAGTTCAAGGTGTTAACCGGTGTTGCAAGGGCTATGAAAGAGAATATTTCCGGTGATAATTTTTCTATTATAAATTTGGATAATGGTGAAATGGTTATAGCCCTTTCAGACGGCATGGGAACCGGAAAAGAAGCCTGTGAAGAAAGTGAAACGGTTCTTTCATTGCTGGAGCAATTTTTAGAAGCAGGATTTAAAATAGAAACTGCAATCAGAATGATAAATTCCAATCTGGTACTTAAACCTGAAAAACAAGCCTTTTCAACTATAGATATGGGAACTATTAATTTATATACTGCTATGTGTGAGTTTGTTAAAATCGGTGCAGCTTCTACCTTTATTAAGAGAAATAATTGGGTGGAAACAATCAGTTCCACAACGTTACCCATTGGTATGTTAAAGGTTGTTGATTACGATTCTGTAACAAAAAAGCTATATGAAGGGGATATTATTATAATGGTATCAGATGGGGTTTTAGACTGCTTAAATGAAGATAATAAAGAAGCTTATATGGAGAAGTTAATTATGAATATACAAAGCAATAACCCACAGGAAATAGCCAACCGTATTCTAGATCATGCTCTATCACAATCAAATTATATTCCTATGGATGACATTACCGTAATTACGGCAGGAATCTGGCTAAAATAAGGAAGTATGAAAAGGGCATTGAAATTTAATGGGGAAAGGATTAGAATACAATTGAAAGAAAATATACAGATTTTAACCGAACAGGAGTAATATGTTAGAAAAAGTTCATGGATATATCAAATCCTATAATCTAATAGAAAAAGGAGACAGAATTCTTATAGCTGTGTCCGGCGGAGCTGATTCTGTATGTCTATTGCATATATTATCAGATCTTTATAGAGATTCGGATGTAAGTTTGTATGCAGTGCATGTTCACCATGGCATAAGAGATGAGGAAGCAGACCGGGATGAGGCTTTTGTAAAATCCTTATGTGATAGGCTTAAAATTACTTTTACTTCCTACCATTTCGATGTGAGGGCAATTGCAAAAAAGGAGGGACTTTCTGAAGAAGAAGCCGGAAGAAAAGTCAGGTATGAAACTTTCCTTTCTGCCTCAATAAAAAACAGGTGTAATAAGGTTGCAATTGCACATAATAAAAATGATAATGCAGAAACAATTCTCTTTAATTTGTTTAGAGGAACCGGAATAAAAGGACTAACCGGAATAGATCCCAAGCTTACTATGAAGACGGATACCGGTAATATTACCATTATCCGTCCGATTTTGTTTGTAACCCGAAAAGAAATTGAAGATTATTTATCCCAACATGGACTGCATTATCAAGTAGATTCTACGAATATGCAAAATATTTATACCAGAAATAAGATTCGCCATAGGATATTAGATTATGTAGTAAATGAAATTAATAAAAATGCCATAGAGCATATTACAAATGCAGCTAATCATCTAAAGGAAGCTGACAATTTTATTGAAAAATACACTAAAGACCGTTACACTGCCATAGTAAAAGAATATGAAAATTTTTTTGAATATGATGTCAAAGATTTTAGTTTTGAGGATATAGTAATACAAAAGGGTATTGTGCGAAAAATCCTAGGAAGCTTGGCAGGCAGGCTAAAAGACATTGAAGCTAAGCATGTGGATGAGGTACTTGCCTTAGGCAAAAAAGAGGTAGGAAGGCAAATACATCTTCCCTATGGAATTATTGCCGTAAAAACATATGATACGATTAAAATATACCTTACTAATTCTCAAAAAAAGTGTAAGGATATAACTTTTAAGCCGGTGGATATTAAAATTCCCGGTAAGACTTATCTAGAAGCATATAAATTATATTTTGAAACAGAAATTAAGAACTATAAAAAAAATGAACCAATTCCTAAAAATAGTTGTATGAAATGGTTTGATTATGATAAAATAGAAAATACTCTTAAACTTAGAACCAGAAAAGCAGGAGATTATCTGCAAATCAATAGTCAAGGGGGAAGAAAAAAGCTTAAGGAATATTTTATTGATTCCAAGATTCCGAAAGAAGAAAGGGATCAAATACTATTACTAGTAGATGGAAGCCATGTGGTATGGATTATAGGACATGGTAACAGGATTAGTGAAAAATATAAAATAAAGGATCAAACAAAAAAGATTCTATCTATAAAATTAAATTTCGATGATATTAATAATTGCAAAGGAGAAGAATGATGACAGAAAATATTAAGGTCATGATATCAGAAGAAGAGGTACAAAAAAGAATTGAAGAATTGGCAGATCAAATCAGTAAGGACTATGAGGGAAAAAGTGTACATCTAATTTGTATACTAAAGGGTAGTGTATTTTTTAGCTGTGACTTGGCAAAAAGGATTACTGTTCCTGTAACTATAGATTTTATGTCAGTTTCAAGTTATGGTAATGAATTAGTAAGTTCCGGAAGAGTAAGGATTGTAAAAGATCTTGACGAATCCATTCAAGATAAAGATGTCTTAATAATAGAAGATATTATTGATTCCGGTAGAACTTTAGCCTATCTTGTTGAATTATTAAGTGCCAGATCCCCTAGAAGTTTAAATATCTGCACCTTGCTTGATAAGCCGGAAAGAAGGGTTACTGATGTTAAAGTTAAGTATGTAGGATTTGAAATACCGGACGAATTTGTTGTAGGATACGGACTTGATTATCAGCAAAATCTAAGGAACTTACCCTATATAGGTGTTATATAATCCATTTTTTTCATATATCATATTTAAGTAGATAAAATTTACAAAGAAGGAGGTTGTTTGGTGAGGAAACAAATGAAGGGATATGGTTTTTACCTGGTAATTCTGGCAATTGTATTTATGACGGTTTTCCTATCCGATAGTTTTGAAAGTTATAATCAGAATGCATATAATCGTTCCCAATTTATTAGTGATTTAGAACAGGGAAGGATTGCTTATGTTGATATATATCCTAATCAGGAAGTATATACAGGTAAAGTTAAGGTGAAATTTACGGATCAGGATCAAAGGGCTAGTTTTTATGCTTCAGATATAAGAGAGATAGAAAGTTTATTAATTGATGCCGATATTAAATACGATATGCACGATATCTCAAAACCCAACTGGTTTTTATCTACAGTCCTTCCATATGTTTTGGTTTTCATAGTAGTCATTGCTCTGTTTTCTTTTTTATCCAATCAGGCGTCTGTTGGAGGAGGAAATAATAAGGTAATGAACTTTGGAAAAAGTCGGGCCAAGATGACTACGGGAGATAACAAAACTACTACTTTTAAAAATGTGGCCGGGCTTGACGAAGAAAAAGATGAATTAAAAGAGATTGTGGATTTCTTAAAATCTCCAAAAAAGTATATCCAGGTAGGAGCCAGAATACCAAAGGGAGTTCTTCTGGTGGGACCTCCCGGAACGGGTAAAACCCTTCTTGCCAAAGCTGTGGCAGGAGAAGCAGGGGTACCGTTCTTTTCTATATCCGGCTCTGATTTTGTGGAAATGTTTGTAGGTGTAGGAGCATCCAGAGTAAGAGATTTGTTTGAAGAAGCTAAGAAAAATTCACCATGTATTGTATTTATCGACGAGATTGATGCTGTGGCAAGACGCAGGGGCACAGGAATGGGTGGCGGACATGATGAAAGAGAACAAACACTAAACCAGCTTCTTGTTGAAATGGACGGTTTTGGTGTAAATGAAGGAATAATCGTCATGGCTGCTACTAACCGTGTAGATATTTTAGACCCGGCCATACTTCGTCCCGGACGATTCGACAGAAAAGTAACAGTAGGACGGCCCGATGTTAAGGGTAGGGAAGAAATTCTTCAGGTTCATGCAAAAGGTAAACCCTTAGGGGATGATGTGGATCTTAAGCAGATTGCCCAGACTACTGCCGGATTTACCGGGGCAGATTTAGAAAATCTAATGAATGAGTCTGCAATCGGTGCCGCAAGAGAGAATAGAACCTATATTACCAGCGAAGATGTTAAAAAGGCCTTTATTAAGGTAGGAATAGGTACAGAAAAGAAGAGCAAAGTAATCAGCGAAAAGGAAAAATTGATTACAGCCTACCATGAAGCCGGTCATGCGATTTTATTCCATGTCCTACCGGATGTAGGACCTGTATATACAGTATCAATAATTCCCACCGGAACCGGAGCCGCTGGATTTACAATGCCCCTTCCCGAAAAGGATGAAATGTTTCTTACTAAGGGCAGGATGCGCCAGGATATTATCGTAGGTCTTGGGGGCAGGGCTGCGGAAGAGTTGGTCTTTGATGACATTACTACAGGAGCTTCCCAGGATATTAAGGTTGCTACTAAAACAGCCAGAGCTATGATAACCCGTTACGGTTTTTCTGAAACCGTAGGCCTGGTAAATTACGAACAAAGCGAAGAAGAGGTATTTATCGGCAGGGATTGGGGACATACAAGAAATTATAGCGAAAATGTAGCAAATAAGATTGACGAGGAAGTAAGAAGTATTATAGACGAATGCTATGCTGAAGCTAAAAGAATTTTGACAGAGCATAGGGATATTCTTGATGCATGTGCTAACCTGCTAATAGAAAAAGAGAGAATATCCAGGGAAGAGTTCGAAGCCTTATTTGAGGCTAAAAAGGAAGAAACCTTGTAAAAAATGACGAAAAACAAGGTCATATTTTGTAAAGTTTGTGCAGACTTATATTAGTTCACATGATATACTATGTATGTAAACCCCAATACATTATATAGTTTTTTGCTACACCCCCATAAGTAACAAAATACCTTCTCCGAAAAAAGGACAGTGCGAACTGTCCTTTTTTTATAGGAAAGTTCGACCTATGTACTTATTGGCATGTGGGAAAATTGAAGATATTCTTAGAATATATGCACATATTAAATATGTGACCAAATTAAATATATAGGCATATTTAATTTATGATTTTATGAAATATAAAAACAAATAAAGTATGTTTTTATATTTCAGGGTAAGAAAATCAAATAAATAATAAGGAAGTGAGAAGGTGTTATGCTTTTACGTTATAATAAAACTCTAAAATACACCTTGTTGTTTCTTATTGGTGGATTTGCTTATGGGGGTATTGAAATTATGTTCAGGGGATACTCACATATATCCATGCTGGCAGCAGGGGGAATATGCTTTATTTTAATAGGATTAATAAATGAAATTTTTTCTTGGGATATTGCTTTTTTAAGCCAAATGGTTATTTCCTCAGTAATTATAACTGTGGTTGAATTTATCTTTGGCCTTGTAGTAAATATATGGATGGGTCTTAATGTTTGGGATTACTCAAATCAGCCTTATAATATAATGGGACAGACTTGCATCCTTTTTTCAATTATCTGGTTCTTTTTATCTCCCCTGGCAATTCTTTTGGATGATTATCTAAGATATTACCTATTGGGAGAAGAAAAGCCCCGATATAAATTGTTCTAGACCTCTTAAGTGGGAAGCAAGACGCAGTATTTATCAAGGAGCTTGTGGGGATGATAGGATAGTTTGGAAGTCCTAAGTCCCATGTCTCCAACATCCTCTTCTCTATTAATATATTTTACCTGCTCTGTTATGGCGTTTTTAGAAAATTCTTTTACTATCATTTGATAGGAGCCATGGTATTGGCGCTTGGCCTTTTCTATATGGCAGTATAGGGTGTCATTTATAACTTCTCCCACAGCCATGGCAACTATTGTTTCATCTACTTGAATAAAACCTCCGATGAGATTAAATTTATTTAAATAAGGCAGAAGCTCCATGGATCTTTTAAGTTCTTCTTTGGCAAGATTAGAGCCTTTATTAAAATCCACTTGATAATCCTGTAAAAATTTAATAACCCTATCCATATTATCCTCAGTTATTTTCTCATAACTATAATTTGGATATAATTTCTTAAATCTATTTATATGGTTTCTTTGGCCACTATATCGCCTTCCAGCCATATTGGACAAGTCCTCAGCCAGATACAGATAATCTGCCCAATCCCTGCTAGGCTCGTCAGGAATAGTTCCATTATATTGATTTACTAATATGGGGATAGCCTCTTCGGGAACGGTACAAAACCATAGGGGAATATCCTGTTTTCTACAATATGATTTTAAGGCAGTCATAACCTTATCTAAGGAGCCGCTTCCTACGGGAAAAGTAAAAGAAGTTCTGTCTAAAAATTTAACTTTGTACAGTATCATATCGTCATATATGGTATACTGTGTATTATAAAAATCCCTCCACATATACATGGCTCCAATGGTATAGTCAGAGGTACGGCTGATTTTATATTTAAAAAATTTTGATGTTTCTAAAATGTTATCTGCATTAATGGGCTTAAAAGAAAGCATAAAATCCTCCATAAGTAGTGATAATATGATAAAATTTACTATAACATATAGATTTGTATATGTCCATTATCTTGACTTGGATATAATATAAATAATCTTAAATTAATTACAACAAATACAAAAGGAAGATAAGAAATGAAAATTTTATTAGTAGCAGTAGATGCCAAATATATTCATACAAATCTTGCGGTCCATAGCTTAAAGGCTTATTCAGAAATATATGGTGACCATATTAATATTGCCCAGTTTTCCATAAATCATTCTAAAGATGATATACTAAGGGGTATATACCTAGAGCAGGCTGATGTTGTAGCTTTTTCTTGTTATATATGGAATATAGGTTTAATACTTAGGGTTATAAAAAGTTTAAGGAAGATACAACCCCAAGTAAAAATATGGTTTGGGGGACCTGAGGTGTCTTATTATCCCAAGGAATACCTATTAAAGTATCAGGAATTGGATGGTATAGTAATAGGTGAGGGAGAAGAGACCTTCTATGAGTTAACCCAGTATTATCTTAATGAAGGTAGAAGTCTTGATTCTATCGACGGAATAGCATATAAGGATAGTGCAAAATTACAGCTTTTAAATGAAAGTCTAAGTAATGGAATAACTATTACTTCACCTCGTAAATCAATGGCATTAGATAAACTACCTTTTGCCTATGAGAATATGGAAAGTCATAAAAATAAAATTATCTATTATGAAAGCAGCAGAGGATGTCCATATTCATGTAGCTATTGTTTATCCTCGGCTAATCGTGGGGTTAGACTTCGTAATTTAGACCTGGTAAAAAAAGAATTAAAAATATTTCTAGATAATATGGTACCACAAGTTAAATTTGTAGACAGAACATTTAACTGTAATAAAAGTCATGCCATGGAAATCTGGCGTTTTATTAAGGAAAATGATAATGGTATAACAAACTTTCATTTTGAGATTACAGCTGATTTGTTAAGCCAGGAGGAGTTGAAGCTTTTAGAAAGCTTAAGACCGGGGCTAATTCAGCTGGAAATAGGAGTGCAGACTACAAATCCTGATACTATGAAGGCCATAAAAAGAACCGTAGACTTTAAGACTTTATCTGAAAATGTAAAACGGATAAAGAAGGCCCATAATATTCATCAGCATCTTGATTTAATTGCAGGTTTACCTTTAGAGGACTTTGCCTCTTTTGAAAAGTCCTTTAATGATGTATATGGGCTAAAACCTGACCAGCTTCAGTTAGGCTTTTTAAAAGTATTAAAAGGCTCTATTATAGAAAAGGATTGTAAAGAATATGGAATTGTATATAACGATGAAGCTCCTTATGAAGTCCTATATACAAATCATCTATCTTATGATGAAATATTAGAATTAAAGGGTATATGTGATATGGTGGAGGTATATTACAATAGTGGTCAATTTGCATACTCTATGGAGTATCTAGAACACTTTTTTGATTCTCCAATGAAGCTTTATCAATCCCTTTATCACTATTATCATAAGAAAGGTCTATACACCCTGGCTCATTCTAGAATGAGGCGCTATGAGATACTTTTAGATTTTTTCAAAGATCTAATAGCTAGTAATAAAGAGAAATCTTCATTAGAGTGGGAAGTGTTTAAAGAAATTATTTTATTTGATTTATGTTTGAGGGAAGGATTAAAGAACAGGCCTGATTACTTTGGCCCTCCTATTGAATATCATAAATATCGAAAAATATGCGATGAGCAAAAGGCTAGCAGAGCAAGAACACATCTAGAAAAATTTAATTACGATGTAATAAGCTGTGCAAGAACCGGCAAAGCCATAAAGAAGAACCATATAATTCTATTTGATTATGGCAGCAGGGATCCTTTAAACAATTCGGCAAAGATAAAGATACTGTTAGATGAATAATAACAATGTGACAAGATTGGTGCAAGAATTTGCACTATATAAATGAGGTGGTTATATGTCAGGAGTAAGGATTTCAAAAAAGGAAAAAGAAAGAATAGAAAATATAATTTCTGAACTGAACAGGGTATATGGAACAGAGAATAGATGCTTTTTACACCATGAAACCCCTTGGCAGCTGTTAATTGCCACCATACTTAGTGCCCAGTGTACAGATGACCGGGTTAATCAGGTTACTGAGACTCTTTTTAAAAAATACCCTAGACTTGAGGATTTTGCCAATGCTAATCAAAAGGAACTGGAAAAAGATATTCATTCCACGGGATTTTATAAAAATAAAGCAAAAAATATTATTGCCTGTGCACAGAGGCTAATTAAGGTATATGATGGAATTGTACCGAAAGATATAGAAGATTTAGTGAGCCTGGCAGGGGTAGGCAGAAAAACAGCCAATGTGATACGGGGTAATATTTATAATGAACCCAGTATTGTAGTAGATACCCATGTAAAGAGGGTATCCAAGCGTCTGGGGCTTACCAAAGAAGAAGACCCGGTAAAAATTGAATTTGATTTAATGAAAAAATTGCCCACCAAGCAGTGGATACCGTATAATATACAAATTATAACCCATGGGAGAAGTATATGTTCAGCCAGAAATCCCAAATGTGAGCAGTGTTTTCTTAAGGAGTTTTGTACATATGGAAAAAAGTATAAAGAAACCTTAAGTAAACAAGAAAAACAAAGGAAAAACCCCTTGATTGAAGGGGTGAAATAACATAAAATAATAACAACACTTCTAACTTAAGTAGTGTTGTTTAATCAAGATTTTTTAAAGTCAATAGTTTGGATATTAGCTCATCTTGATTGCGGACACCTGTTGTGGGAATAAGCTTTATAAGCTCATTAATTTTATCAGGACTACCTTGCTCTAGATATATCCTAGCCAAAAGCTCATAAGTTTTTCGTACATCGGTTTTGCAGTCTATGGCAGTTTCTAGTACGGCAAGGGCTTCTTTATAGTAGCCTTGTTGATAAAGGCGTTCGCCCCATTTTTGAAGAATGGATACTAAAACAGTAAAATTATTATCATATTCAGCCAGCAAATTAATATTTGCAGCTCCATATTTTAATTTCAGCTCTGTGTTTGAAAGACCGCTTAGGTTAAGTATTTTTTTATCGGATTGTGAAAGAATAATATCACGATAGGAATTAATTGTTGCATCATCATGATCTTTCATGGGGAGCTTATCATATGGAATCTGGATATAGTTCAAGTGGGATATATCGACTTTTCTTGTTTGATTAGCCTGAGACTCTTTTTTTAAGAATTCTTGCCGACTTTTTTTTGACAGCCTATTGCTTTTAAATATTTCATAATTTAACCATAGGACAAATATAATAACTATACTTAAGGACACAAATGGTTCCACAGGTTTTGCACAACCTTTCCGATAAAACTATATAAGATAATAACATAAAAAAGAAGGTGAAAAAATGATTAATTGGCATAGTAAAAAGACAAAAAAAATCATATCAACAATTATTATTATTGTTCTTATTCTTACAATGACATTGCCTACAATACTAAGTATATTTAACTAATATACATAATCAATTTACAAATGTCAATGAACGAAGTTTTTATTGAAACTTTTAACTTTTATGCTACAATAAGTGATAACTTTAAAATACTAAAGAGCATTTTGTAATTTATGTTATCTAAGTATTATAAAAGGAGGGTGAAAATGGGTAAAAAGTTTATGTTTTTCTATACAGTGATAGCTTTATCTGTATTCATGTTATTTACCGGAAAAACATCAAATGTTTATGCAGCCGAAGATCCTACCATTACTAAGGGTGTTTTCATAGATGAAGTAGATGTTAGCGGAATGACTGCTAAAGAAGCGGAAGAAGCAATAGATAAGTATTTTAATGAACTAAAAAAGAAACAATTAACTGTTATGGTTGATAATAGCAGAGTTACCACCACTTTAGATGAACTTGGATATTCATATAAAATTAATGGTGTTATTGAAGAGGCACTAAAGATTGGTACCAGTGGTAATCTCATTAAAAGATATAAAGAGATGAAAGATATAGCCCATGGCGGAATAAAGTATCCTCTTGAATATAGCTTAGATGAGAATAAAGTCAGAGAATTTGTATCAGTTAAGGTCTCAGAGTATAATGTAGAACCTGTAAATGCGTCTGTATATAGAAATGAGGGCAAATTAATTTATACAAATCATGTTCCCGGAAAACAGGTTAATGTGGAGCCCACTGTCTTAAATATACTTGATAAAATAAAAAATTCTTGGGATAGAAATGATATTACTATTGAAGCTTATATTCAAAATGTTGATCCAATCTATACAAGGGATATTGTTGAAAAGTGTAATACAATTTTAGGCAGCTTTACCACTGAATATGCTAATTCTGCAGAAGGTCGGGCAGCTAATCTTGCTAATGGGGCAAAGTTAATTAATAATACGGTACTTTATCCGGGAGATATTTTTAGCGGATATGAGCATTTGGCACCTTTTACTGAAGAAAACGGTTATTTTTCAGCCGGAGCATATTCTGCAGGTAAGGTTATTGACAGTATCGGTGGAGGGGCCTGCCAGGTAACCACTACATTATATAATGCGGTCCTTGAAGCAGAACTAGAAATTGTTGAGCGTCATGCCCATTCCATGACC
This genomic interval from Herbinix luporum contains the following:
- a CDS encoding FtsB family cell division protein → MRGRNKKGNGTGIIVFVVLCIFGIVAFGKINLQDRKKELDLMMNSLEKQISDEEERKIDIKNLEAYVQTKGYIEEVARDQLGLVYEDEIIFKEDDN
- the spoIIE gene encoding stage II sporulation protein E, with product MKNIRKNAILIYVIGFVIARATFLGINPLAIGYFTAAYLDKARPGLLFITILAGIGSAMAPTMVLKYLLSMISSVVLLESPYLKKRELPLQLYFYIPAITLGIFAMMEAGAYGWDPKMIFMAILEAIIAYVSGMIFSLGTGFFLKQPKGMKMTNEEMISLSLMVAVLIYALPEVSSPYIAPIETVVYFVILLFTYKYGVGQGAVTGAVSGFALSLRGAPIHIISLLTMMGIVPALFRSIGRIPTAAVFSLTSAIISLLYGEIAVSSREIAALSSALLLFLLLPKTIIYRVDNDKNGIGQSLMSLDNLKKLANNRMKTFSESFLKLSKTLESIAEGQEKNIQKEIDAIFEDISERLCKNCKNCSFCWENNFQEAYNAACNMFDVAQKKGYIEEKDIPQYFLDYCICAHELVLETNRGFEIAKINNLWANRLAESREVIAGQLKEVSNAINTLTGDIYKAARVMENDESKVIKKLGAHNIDVKNIIILERGGRRKELIINAAVGRNHFITTKEAAAWISEALGMKFAVSEISKSVFSKEYEEYCFVEDTKFKVLTGVARAMKENISGDNFSIINLDNGEMVIALSDGMGTGKEACEESETVLSLLEQFLEAGFKIETAIRMINSNLVLKPEKQAFSTIDMGTINLYTAMCEFVKIGAASTFIKRNNWVETISSTTLPIGMLKVVDYDSVTKKLYEGDIIIMVSDGVLDCLNEDNKEAYMEKLIMNIQSNNPQEIANRILDHALSQSNYIPMDDITVITAGIWLK
- the tilS gene encoding tRNA lysidine(34) synthetase TilS, whose product is MLEKVHGYIKSYNLIEKGDRILIAVSGGADSVCLLHILSDLYRDSDVSLYAVHVHHGIRDEEADRDEAFVKSLCDRLKITFTSYHFDVRAIAKKEGLSEEEAGRKVRYETFLSASIKNRCNKVAIAHNKNDNAETILFNLFRGTGIKGLTGIDPKLTMKTDTGNITIIRPILFVTRKEIEDYLSQHGLHYQVDSTNMQNIYTRNKIRHRILDYVVNEINKNAIEHITNAANHLKEADNFIEKYTKDRYTAIVKEYENFFEYDVKDFSFEDIVIQKGIVRKILGSLAGRLKDIEAKHVDEVLALGKKEVGRQIHLPYGIIAVKTYDTIKIYLTNSQKKCKDITFKPVDIKIPGKTYLEAYKLYFETEIKNYKKNEPIPKNSCMKWFDYDKIENTLKLRTRKAGDYLQINSQGGRKKLKEYFIDSKIPKEERDQILLLVDGSHVVWIIGHGNRISEKYKIKDQTKKILSIKLNFDDINNCKGEE
- the hpt gene encoding hypoxanthine phosphoribosyltransferase — its product is MTENIKVMISEEEVQKRIEELADQISKDYEGKSVHLICILKGSVFFSCDLAKRITVPVTIDFMSVSSYGNELVSSGRVRIVKDLDESIQDKDVLIIEDIIDSGRTLAYLVELLSARSPRSLNICTLLDKPERRVTDVKVKYVGFEIPDEFVVGYGLDYQQNLRNLPYIGVI
- the ftsH gene encoding ATP-dependent zinc metalloprotease FtsH, which produces MKGYGFYLVILAIVFMTVFLSDSFESYNQNAYNRSQFISDLEQGRIAYVDIYPNQEVYTGKVKVKFTDQDQRASFYASDIREIESLLIDADIKYDMHDISKPNWFLSTVLPYVLVFIVVIALFSFLSNQASVGGGNNKVMNFGKSRAKMTTGDNKTTTFKNVAGLDEEKDELKEIVDFLKSPKKYIQVGARIPKGVLLVGPPGTGKTLLAKAVAGEAGVPFFSISGSDFVEMFVGVGASRVRDLFEEAKKNSPCIVFIDEIDAVARRRGTGMGGGHDEREQTLNQLLVEMDGFGVNEGIIVMAATNRVDILDPAILRPGRFDRKVTVGRPDVKGREEILQVHAKGKPLGDDVDLKQIAQTTAGFTGADLENLMNESAIGAARENRTYITSEDVKKAFIKVGIGTEKKSKVISEKEKLITAYHEAGHAILFHVLPDVGPVYTVSIIPTGTGAAGFTMPLPEKDEMFLTKGRMRQDIIVGLGGRAAEELVFDDITTGASQDIKVATKTARAMITRYGFSETVGLVNYEQSEEEVFIGRDWGHTRNYSENVANKIDEEVRSIIDECYAEAKRILTEHRDILDACANLLIEKERISREEFEALFEAKKEETL
- a CDS encoding putative ABC transporter permease, giving the protein MLLRYNKTLKYTLLFLIGGFAYGGIEIMFRGYSHISMLAAGGICFILIGLINEIFSWDIAFLSQMVISSVIITVVEFIFGLVVNIWMGLNVWDYSNQPYNIMGQTCILFSIIWFFLSPLAILLDDYLRYYLLGEEKPRYKLF
- a CDS encoding DUF2156 domain-containing protein → MLSFKPINADNILETSKFFKYKISRTSDYTIGAMYMWRDFYNTQYTIYDDMILYKVKFLDRTSFTFPVGSGSLDKVMTALKSYCRKQDIPLWFCTVPEEAIPILVNQYNGTIPDEPSRDWADYLYLAEDLSNMAGRRYSGQRNHINRFKKLYPNYSYEKITEDNMDRVIKFLQDYQVDFNKGSNLAKEELKRSMELLPYLNKFNLIGGFIQVDETIVAMAVGEVINDTLYCHIEKAKRQYHGSYQMIVKEFSKNAITEQVKYINREEDVGDMGLRTSKLSYHPHKLLDKYCVLLPT